The DNA segment TGTGCGCGTTAACTGTGTTTGTCCTGGGGATGTGGATACCTCTTTAGTAGATAAACAAATTGCAAATGCTCAGCAAAATGCAGAGGCTGCTAAGGCTGAAATGGGCCAACATTATCCCTTGGGACGCATTGGTCAACCTCATGAAATTGGAGAGGTTATTGTATTTTTATTGAGCAATAAAGCTTCCTTTGTAACGGGGGCAGCATGGACTATCGATGGTGGTCTCACTAGTTGGTAAGATAGAAAATATTGGAAGTTATTTTATTTTTTAAATCTATAGATAATTAGAAAAATTCATTTCACTTCTAGCAATAGAATGGTATAATAATACTAATAATATGACCTATAGTTGGTTCACAACAAAGGAGAATACTTATGGCAGAATATAATGGCGTAACACTTGAGCCACTTATGGATGGTTCTCAAGATCGTGACTATCAAGTTGAACAATTTATTTTCTGGGGTGCAGGTCGTGCAGCGGCATTGGCATTATCCCCTAAATTCAGCAGTGTTGCTTTGTGCGCCAATGCAACGTATATGGTAACTCGCATTGCACATCTTTATGAAGTAGAATTGCAATCTGGTGCCGTAGTGGGTCTAGTTGGTGGTCTTAGCACAGCTGTAGGTACAGCGGCTATTTCTCTTCTTGTTCCTCTAAAAGCAGTTCGCGTTCCTGTAGCAGTTGGTTTAACATATGCTATCGGTAAAATTGCTCACATTTGGATCCAAGATGGTATGCCTTCTGATATCGAACGTTATAAACCAATGGTTGCTGAATTCCTTGAAAGCGGTAAAGCTATAGCAGGTGACATCATCCGTGATGCAAGCGCTAGCATTCCTTTCACACAAGGTCAACGCGACGTTTGGGCTGGTATTGCTAATGAAACAGGTCTTGCTAAAGAAACTTTGAAACAAGTTTACGAAGAAAAAGTAACACCTGCTATCGATAAATGGAATACAGAAACAAAATATCAAATCCATGACAATGCAGCAGAAGTTGTGGCGAAAGTAACCGATGCGGCAAAAGAGAAAATTGATGTTGCTAAAGGAAATATTGATGTAGCTAAAGAATTAGCTAAAGGTGGCGTAGAAGTAGCTAAAGCTTCTGCACAAGCTGCAGTAGAAACTGCAAAAACTAAAGCTAATGATGCTGTTGAAACAGCAAAAGATGTTGCTACAAACACTGTTAATACAGCAAAAGATAAAATTGGTGGTTTGCGCAAATAGGCGCTAAAGGATTATGAAGATGAATCCATTGAAAATTATTAAATATGGTAAGTATTTTAACGAATCTAAATTCGCCGCTTTTTTAGGACGATATGGTAAGAAGCTTGCCTTTGTACAACGAGCAGTGACCTTGTTCCTTTGTATGCGTGACAAGGACACTCCAAAATATGTAAAAGCAGTCATTGCTGGTGCCTTAGGGTATCTTGTATTACCTATTGATATTGTACCGGATACAATTCCTGTATTAGGTTGGATAGATGATGTAGCAGTGCTTGGTCTTGCCTTCAAGGTTGCCAATCGTTACATTAAAACTCGTCATCAAGAAGAGGCAAAAAAATACTTCCCATTTGGTGGCAGTAACTAGCTTTTAACCATTAAGGCAGTTTGATCCGTTGCGATTAAACTGCCTTTATTTATTTGACACGCTAAAGTAATAGATATACAATGAAGGTTGTATTCTATGAAAAAAGAAGGATAAATATATGCATATTGCTTCAGTAAATGTACGCTTTTACGAAACCGATATGATGGGTATTGCGCACCATAGTAATCATTTTAGATGGTTTGAAATGGCACGCATTGAATTCCTTCGTCAAATCGGTGTAACCTTGTGGGATATGATGAATGAGGATATTGTATTTCCTATCATGAATGTATCTTGCAATTATAAAGAACCAGCAAATTTTGATGATGAACTTCACATCGAAACATATTTGGTTAAGATGACACGTGCTCAAATGATATTCCGTTATCGTATGCGCCGTGCCAGTGATGGTGCGCTCCTAGCTACGGGAGAGACTAAGAATGCATTTATGTCAAAATCAACAGGTAAAATTGTGCGATTAGACGATACTTTTTATCAGCCTATGTTAGCAGCTGTTGAGGAGATGCCTAATGAGTGATGTACAACAATTGCCTATCGGCGTGTTTGACTCCGGTGTAGGCGGGCTATCTGTTTTAAAGGTCTTACAAGAACAATTCCCTAACGAAGACTTCATCTATATTGGTGATAATGCGAATAACCCGGTGGGAAATCGTAGTGATGATGAAATTACTTATTTAGCTTGTCATATTGCAGAGGCTCTTGAAAAACAGCCTGTAAAATTGATGGTTATTGCTTGCAATACGTTTACTGTTGTAGCCCTTGATGCGGTACGTGAACGCGTGTCTGTACCCGTTATTGGAGTATCACAAGGCGTAAAAACAGCGATTAGTCAAAGCAAAAGCAAGACCATTGGTATCATGGCGACGGTAGCAACTGTGAATAGTCATATTCATAAACATGTAGCCCTTGAAGTTGATCATGAAGTGCTCGTATGGGAGCAACCATGTCCTGAATTGGCAGGCCTTATTGAGCAAGGTCATTTAGATGACCATTTTGTACGCGATGTATGTACTGAATATCTAGAGCCTTTATTGTCCCGAGAGATTGAGGTCGTAGTTTTGGGCTGTACTCATTTCCCATTTGTACAACCTTTGCTAGAGGAACTAACGTCAGGGCGCATTCAATTCATCGACCCTGCTTTTGAAACGAGTGAACTTGTTCGCCGCAGATTAGAGGGTAAAGATTTATTTAACCCTCAAAAAACGGCGGGTACTGTGTCATTGTATTTTACAAAGGATATTGAGCTTGGTGATAAGCTGAGCGCCTCTTTCCTTAATACAAGTCGTCGCAGCATTGAACATATTACATTATAAAGGAGATGCCCTATGTGGTTTTATAACATCCTAAGTGTAGTAATAGCTATTATTGTAGCTATTGCAGCTTTGTATTTATTATTCCGTTTGTTCGTATTGAAACAAGGTAATGAAAAGGTTATTTTATTGCCAAAACGTGCAACAAACTTCCAAGTATCTGACCGTAATTTTGAATCTATTACCTTGTTCTGTGATATTCCATTTGTGAACAAAGGACGTCAACTTGGTACAATTATGGACTTATTCCCACGTCCATTGTTGCCAGAGGAACATTTTGATGCTGTGAAAGTACATGCATGGGCTATGGACATTAATCGTCCTCGTCATGATGGTTATTTTGAAGCTGTTATCATCAAACCTCGCAAAGGTGGTACTATTCGTGTATTCGTTACCTTAACAGGCAAAAATGGCAATATTCGTGAAGATATTAAGGGCTTCCCTTATATGGACATCGATATTTACTACCAAATCGTAGGCCGTACAGATTATCATATCGATAAACAACGTATTCGTTTGACTGCTGAAGAAGTTCAAGCAGCATTGGTTCAATAAGGAGGCATAACAATGGCAGAATTAGAGTTAGTATGTGTGCCAACACGTATTCTTACAGATAATGATGACATCGTGGATGCTATCGTTGAATTTGGCGGTCATAATATTGGACCTGAAGATATCGTATGTGTAGCTGAATCTGTAGTAGCTATTACACAAGGTCGTTTTACACGTCCTGAAGAGCTAAATGTTTGCTGGCAAGCTCGTTTAATTAATCGCTTTATCCATCCAGATGGATCTATGGCATCCATTTATGGCATGCAATCCGCTATGAACCTAGATGGTAAATGGAAAGTATTGGGTGCCTTTATTTTAGGTGCTATTGCTAAGATTTTCCGCAAACCAGGTGTATTCTATGCAATTGCTCGTGCAGCATCTTTAACAGATGATGTAACTGGTACAATGCCTCCATTCGACAAGCACATCGTATTTGGTCCAAAGGA comes from the Veillonella dispar genome and includes:
- a CDS encoding YkvA family protein — its product is MNPLKIIKYGKYFNESKFAAFLGRYGKKLAFVQRAVTLFLCMRDKDTPKYVKAVIAGALGYLVLPIDIVPDTIPVLGWIDDVAVLGLAFKVANRYIKTRHQEEAKKYFPFGGSN
- a CDS encoding acyl-CoA thioesterase, giving the protein MHIASVNVRFYETDMMGIAHHSNHFRWFEMARIEFLRQIGVTLWDMMNEDIVFPIMNVSCNYKEPANFDDELHIETYLVKMTRAQMIFRYRMRRASDGALLATGETKNAFMSKSTGKIVRLDDTFYQPMLAAVEEMPNE
- the murI gene encoding glutamate racemase; this encodes MSDVQQLPIGVFDSGVGGLSVLKVLQEQFPNEDFIYIGDNANNPVGNRSDDEITYLACHIAEALEKQPVKLMVIACNTFTVVALDAVRERVSVPVIGVSQGVKTAISQSKSKTIGIMATVATVNSHIHKHVALEVDHEVLVWEQPCPELAGLIEQGHLDDHFVRDVCTEYLEPLLSREIEVVVLGCTHFPFVQPLLEELTSGRIQFIDPAFETSELVRRRLEGKDLFNPQKTAGTVSLYFTKDIELGDKLSASFLNTSRRSIEHITL
- a CDS encoding coenzyme F420-0:L-glutamate ligase — encoded protein: MAELELVCVPTRILTDNDDIVDAIVEFGGHNIGPEDIVCVAESVVAITQGRFTRPEELNVCWQARLINRFIHPDGSMASIYGMQSAMNLDGKWKVLGAFILGAIAKIFRKPGVFYAIARAASLTDDVTGTMPPFDKHIVFGPKDPDKVAEKIVSRTGCYGAVVADVNDLKRSAVLGTSRGIDGNKIAQLLIDNPFGNDSQMTPIVIIKNYASVSGK